gaacttgcttaactcttgattcttagGCATCATCataataatcttggaagtcattgcttccacaattccattgagcattgtatgaccctgaagcataaggtgcaaagtctaattgatgcgaattggctaaaatttgaggaggaTAATTTCTTGTGAATTCTAACGTTGGCAAGTGACACCATACATGGggaaatttgaaggttgttgttggatgactcattaggattttcaagtttatgtcattattgtaaacaacaatcataatgctaataatatggataaatttgatgtccttgtctctcattctctcacaaatTACATCTTTGCTCATTTAAATTTCCactagaatgtgaatgtaagccGTTGGTTTATTggcccaagcgacctgcgctcctgagtttgacTTCCAAGTCTGTTTAAACAGAAATTGCTCGCTCTACGCGTTTGGTGAGGGTGTcataaacgacgagtaaagtaaaaagttaaaaaaaacgtttgattgattgtgtttcaaataaaaagtacagacattcatgtgacctcgttttgtcattcttaaaagttgtctttttgagagaaaagtgagttgtcaAGAACAAGAGTTGTTTAACTTAATctatcaattgaaaatcctttaaacgtttctcgtccttgaaaattcattttcaagaaTCTGCACAATTTCTTTCATCTTTCCTTGCTACATGGtgatgacaaaagacaacaatagatacctcagagccctacactagggcaatgagaggcaccgtgcatgagcctcaagcaaacctaggggaaaatcaaatttcttacccgataggttgaaaacccgaaagggtggcctaagcaaaaattaaggttaacaaaaaataaaaagaataataaaaagaaaagaaaaaaaaaacaattgggggcgtgttattaaggttttgtcccaaaatccaaactacaaaaagGATCTAGTTCAGATTTGAAATTACACATAGTCATGTTCCAATATCCCAAACACTAGTCTATCCTTTGCTACCCCCTCCAAGCCaaaacatatttgttttctaaaaaacaacaaaaaaaatagcaagaGCCAAAATAGAAACCCTAAGTGGGAACCACCGCTAAACTAgcgggaagagcaatgcaaacaacacatgcatgtaattgggcaacaatgaaaagaaaaaaaaagagaaaaaaaaaaaaccgccaaaggcgagtgaaggAAAAGAGAGACAAAGATCTCCAGGTTTTACAAGGAAAGCACAAAAGTACAATAAAGGAtcaatgtataagacaaaaagAGCAGAGTCCAACTCAAAAGTTGAAATGAACAAAGTACGAGCAATGCTCttaaggttcttactcaatgtaactcttaaacactctttgagcctctttaatcctttctttcatagccctcttacccccaACCATGTTACAAGCTCGATAAAGCCCAGGTGGATCGAGGAATGACTAATTTCGCTTTTGAGTTTGGATTCTGGAATAAAACCCACGCACacttgtgattgttgaaaaaaaaatcccttgaggttcgcacttgcacatttgagaagaaaactcatccGACCAGGAGCTCATGGAAAATGCaaaaagacaattgtgataatagggtacatctgatgttagtcgctcatgACGACTCTTTAGGATTCCTTTCGAATCCAAGGGCATCCTTCACTATATAAATTCTTTCAAGATGAACCCATGTCATCGAGTTTCAATGGGATCAACAGACCCTTGGCATTACTCTATGACCCTAatcaggaaagtttcacttggtcatataccaaagtgtaacaatccattgccatccttcaatgggggCACATAGtcgatcccaaagccttatgtttCCTGTTGTGCAGAATAATCGAAGTTTTTAAAAGGAAGGGGAAAAACcctaggatcaacatttcaattggttgattaaatgtcaaacatCTCCATTGCTGTCACTCCAAGATTTTCAAGTGatcaaaacatacactctgagggagtccccaaagaaagttgcaaaaaatatatagaatgaagttgcatgaattatcacgacttaaaaaaaacaatcaatctgtgttttccacaaaaatatcaaatcaaaatcacaaaaataggaaagaatgtcatgaaattgcattgcattattgcatacaagcctgcatttactgcatttcaagacaaaggttgcatacatctatatcctaaaaaaaatcatgttcatattaggcaATAAGTGCATAGATGAGAAACCCTCTTAAAGAGTCAACATCTTACCTTCTTATAAGGTTAAAGCCCTTTGGTACGTGTACCTATTGGCTCACCTTCATAGGattcaaagtcctcacctttaacTTTCGTAGGACTCGAAGTCCTCGcatttatctttcataagactcaaagtcctctgtcattTACTTTTAAAAGACTATTAAAGTCTGACGTCATgcggagacaatcatggtcatccacaccttttttttcttccagagacaatcaagtccgttggcatgtggagacaatcatggtcatccgctccttttgccttccagagacaatcaagtccgtttGCACGTAgaaacaaattatggtcatttaccccttttcgaagacttcaatgtctttcgatcaagactattaaagttttctttgccttccagagacaatcaagtccgttggcacacagagacaaattatgatcaTCTGCCCCTttttgaagacttcaatgtctttcgatcaagactattaaggtcttctttgccttctagagacaatcaagttcgtTGGCATacagagacaatcatggtcatccgcttttgtttttttcaagactattacagtctcctttgccttccagagacaattaAGTCCGTTGGAATGCAGAGACAATCATAgtcatctattttttttgttgtcaagactattacagtctcctttgccttccagagacaataaAGTCtgttggcatgcggagacaatcatggtcatccgctttcattgttttcaagactattatagtcttctttgccttccagagacaatcaagtatATTGGTATGCAGtgacaatcatggtcatttgtctctttacatttcgaagacgacaatgtcttcaaaaggcaacaatgccttcatttacttttcgaagGCGAAAATGTCTTCAAAAGGCGATAATgccttcatttacttttcgaagacgacaatgtcttcaaaaggcgacaatgccttcatttacatttcaaatgacgacaatgtcttcagtcatttcatGGCAACAATGCCTTCATCTacatttcgaagatgacaatgtcttcagtcattcatgctttcaaaaggcgacaatgctatattagaaagaatggtagtagcattggaaaaatggtatgggttccaaaaggatcGTTAGTCAAAACCAACATTCAAGgatccaataaaatttgggtatcaaaatcaaaatatgattatatgaatgatgGACTCCTTAAAGCAAAGTTGGTACATTGATAGTGGTTGTTCCAAACACATggcgggagatgcatcaaagtttattcatatttctcccaaaaataGTGAATATGTGAcctatggagacaacaacaaagttaaaattgttggagttggaaaaataggtatgaATCCCTCTACCTCCATAGAAAATGCTTTACTTATTAATGGTCCTaagcatagtttattaagtattcattaattatgtgataaaggcctTTTGGTATCGTTTGATTCTCATATttgcttttgatgaaactaaattTATTAGGCCCATAAATGATACTTTGAACGGTATGATATGCTCTACtttattaattcattataaattactgaatgtttttcttctctcttctcatgatttgttttttatgttgacaaagggggagagatagataaaagataagattgtGAATTATCTAATTCTtttgagacaatttttttatatgaaatcttcaaacTGTTGCATATAAGAaatcattgcaaaatcaagggAGAGTAAACGACCCACATAGATATTCTTTTTACTCCTAACCTACAGAtggtgtcatcatcaaaaagaggaagaatgtgaatcatgcaggtttgaggttttgatgatgccgaaaagaattcacttgataatgattgtcatcatcaaaaaaggggagaatgtgaatgtatgaatacaggattttgatgatgccaaagtaaaATCAAACATGGTTACtttaacaaacattcaaaggttaagcattgcttcaagattaattcaaggtcaagcaaacaagatcaagaaaaagataaggcctcaAATAATCTCACTGGTTAATTGGtttttgccttaaaacaaattgTTTCAAAGAGATcaaaggctctggtaatcaattaccagaagacaaaTTTTGCAAATCAGTTTTTCAAAAGggctttgaaatttgaatttgaaagctgtaatcgattatcattggtgtgtaatcgattaccagtaacggaactcctgaaattcaatatgaaaagtcatgacccttcaaaatataattttgtaatcgattaccagaaacctataatcaattaccaatgagaaaacttcaaaaaaaaaatttgaaaagacacatctcttcaaatcaTTTTTGAAAGGGCAcgatgggcctatatatatatatatgtatctgacttcaaaaagaaagaaagagatgatctaagagaacttaattggcaaatgctctctcaacaacaattgggcaaacacttgcaaatctattgataATTCAtttaggaacttcaatttgtattatcatctctaaaagagagaaattcctctaggatcttcaatttgtatcatctactctaaaggagagaaatctttctattcatctcagaaactcagttgtaatcaagagactggttatCTCTTGGAGAATATTCAACACAAgtgtgagggatcccaaggtgtgttcaaattctgtaaaggatttatagagatagtggaaaaatctcaagtgggttgcttgaggactggacataggcatgGGAAATGACCGAACctgtataaatcgagtttgcaattctctcttcccttttctcatttattttatagcaatcaattttgtcttacacatttaaagaacatcgattaaattgattgttgcttcttattCTGGATTCTGAGTCTATCCTTTAAAAAGGgattaaagtttgttagtggaaaaaatttgaaacttaattcacccccctcttaagttattaaggtcacttgtccaacaaagTTGAAGGCgtaggaagaagaaaaggaagcgACAACACAACCAGCTTGTACGGACAATGAACAGTAGCACCGAGTGTAgggtatttaaaatttaagtgaagGACATTTTTGCCACTTCACTTAAATTTCTGAGTACACCAGCAATAATACTGGATGCACCTATCAACACCCTGAGCTGAAAGTACAAGATCCAAAACACACCGTTCACCCGAGTTTTTTGTTCGGAAAAAATATCTCATAAATAGGACTATTGGACAGTGGGCTccataaaatttgaatcaaccGCAGTGTTATGCCCACATGTTTTTGCTAAGTTCACCTctaacttttttcatttttcttacaaaaatacattttcattaTATATCACAACAAAATTTGTCAATGCACAATGAAAACATATTTCATTGTACATCTGGGTTCTTGGCAAGATCTGTggagataaataaagaaaatatttatcctTTATATATCTCAACAAATCTTGTCCAAATGTACATTTAGTCGAATACACacaattgtatttttgttgtttatctctatatattttgtgagatagataactaaaataaattttcattgtgCTATTAGATGTGACTTCACAATATTCCCATCAAatgtatttttgtaaaaaagaattggaggtaaacttataaaaaagaaaatggtatGGGAATAACAAAATCCGATGTATTATCAATGACAACTATATTAGTTAAATCGAATCCacctattttttgtttataagcaCGCCAAATCCACCTAATCGTTTAGTAAGAGTCCAATAGATATTGGACATGACGCTCATCATTGAAacaacaaaagataaaatatagaaaacataaaataaagaaaaggcaAATAAAAAGAATCTAATAGTTTGAGAGATGTTTATGGAAGCACCAGGCCTATATGGGGGATTATAGATAAAAAGGCAAAGGATGCCATCATTCCTAAAGCCAGGAATTAAGGGATAAATTAAATCAGTATAGGCAAATGGGTCTCCACTGTTTGCTAAATTCATGATTACTTGTTTAATGTTAAATGCATGCATACTCCAAACAAAGCGTGGAGAACCAGATTATGAGTTACAATCCTTCAACTACCGCCAAAATGTTGGTAATCAGAAGAGTGcggatcaaagaaaaaaataattacttttagtcTTTTCATAAAGTagactcttttattttttttatctatgaaaTCGAAATTAAAGATTTACAATCAATCACACACTTTTGCTTAATGAACTAAGCTAAattcctcttttatttttttcccacaaatttcatatttattattttaattgataatattgatCAATTTATTAActtgatatataatatttaaccaAAGAGTGATAGTATTGTGTAGTGTGGTATCAACATGAATGTGTTAATATGCCAGTACAATAGAATGTCAAGCCAATGGTTAATTATTAAATGTGAAATTAATGGATgaatataaattacataattaaaataatagaggtttaaattcaaaaaaatgagaggacaaaattcataaaatgaTGTAGAATACAGATAATAAAGGTTCAAAATTgcaattaagataaaaaaatgataagcaGTGATGGATGGTAATCATATTGCTTAGTAAATATCCTTTTATGGTGTCTTTGTGGCTTCAACCTCCAAGGTAGTCCCACAACCACAATGAAGACGCCTATGATCCATATAAGCTTTTTGCATGCAACTTTTTAGCATTATATACTAGTTTACCACATTAATGCTACTTAACTTAGGTGATAAAATCTATGGTGACGACAATCAGCCGATGACACTAATAGTTTGTAGAATTAGATTCTGTTACAAGAACACTTTTATTGTTAGATAAATGCTAACAAGTATTCTAAGATGACTAATAAAAGAATTAAGAGGAGAAAGTTTTTTATTATGAGgtgtaaaattgtatttttcattatttttttacattctctTATAATTCACAcatcaaaaaaaatttcttctaattttttaaccagTATCCTTAGATTACTGAATAACGAGAtcgttattattataattttagattCAAATTTAATCCGACAATCCATAGATATATGCAGTGACAATAATATTCGTGTAAACAAATAAAGATTTGACTcctttaaagcaaaagaataCACTTTAAAGGATAAAgcattacaaattattattgatttatcaATGGTCAAAGACTTGTgctaaaattaaatacatatagAATGTTACAATTTCAATCACTTATTTTCCAATTAATGGTTAATATTGCACTTTATTCTCTGAAATGTTCTCCTTCCTTCACTTTAAGGAGTCAAATCCATTAGACAATGAGCTGTTAGATTGATGGTTAATTCTAATGGATTCTTAGACAATATAATAATGagctgtttttctttttcttttttttttaatttctatgcaaAATTTAAGcttattataaatattctttCGGCATCCCCTTTGCATAACAAGGAATAAAGTTTAGCAAAGTTTCCTGAGGGCACAACTTTATCAACTTATTACCAAGGAATTGATGACTTAGATGAGCatggaatgataaaaaaaaaaaagaataactaAACTAAACTAAATGCTGTGGTAATCTACATACCTACACAGCCACAGATCTGTGCATGTTTGCTGGAACAATGATGAGAAAAAGTCATTTGGTGGACATACCTGGTCCCTTGCTTTCATTTTGGAACTTTTCTTGCGAAGTGGACCACCaactttaatttagtttttttattctattataaaCCATGTTTTCTGGTTCTCTACATCTTCTATTTCAGCTCTCATGAAAATTGAACAATTCTGAGGCtatcacaaaaaataaacactGAGAAAGGAGAGAAGGCTGTGCTTGAGGCATATCCTTGATGGGAAATAACAGGTTTAGACTGTCAGATATGATGCCAAATGCATGGTTTTATAAGCTCAAAGATATGAGCAAATCAAGGAAGAGAAATGTTCCTCATGTTATGAAGAACAAAGTAGCCTCACCAACAACATCACAAAGGTCACAGCCAAGATACTCTCATTATTTCTCCATTGAACCAAACATAGCTGGTAAGTTATACAAGTCTCCTATTTTTTACACCAAACACTCAGATAACACTTTCACTGATTCACCAAGGTCATCCAAGAGAAAGGCTAAGAGAAAAACCATTTATAAGCCTTCTCCAACAGTTGTGTCTTCACCAGTCATGGAAAGTTTTAGTTGTCATTCCACAAACAATTGGATTAAGCCAAATGAACCGCAGTCTCCAGACTATTATCTCTCCTCCTTGGAGAGTTCTTTTTCTTCTGAATCAAACCTTAATGATGAATATGTTTCATCTGAGTCTGAGTGTGATAAGTTCACTATTCCTGACCTGCTTAATGGGGTAGCCTCTGAATGCAGCTGTAGAGTTAGCTCTTCCACCAATGACATCATCATTGACATGAAAAATGAACCCTTCACTGGAAATTCTGATAGCCTTGATGGCTTcgacacaatttcacaattaggCCTTGCTCCAATTTTGACAAAGCCAGTGAAGTTTGATGATAAGGTCATTGAAGCCACTGAGTTGAGAAGATCAACTAAATTTGATGAGTTAAAGTCTCATCAGTCTCTATCTGTCAAAATTAGCAAAGAGGAAAGTAGAAGaagtaagagagagagaaaaacaagTCCAGTAGCTAGAATTTCCTCTGCCAATTCTACAGGTATAAAACTTAGAGTCAATTCTCCAAAACTTGCAAGCAAGAAGGTTCAAGCCTATGCAAGGAGGAGTGTGTCATCCAATG
The nucleotide sequence above comes from Glycine soja cultivar W05 chromosome 11, ASM419377v2, whole genome shotgun sequence. Encoded proteins:
- the LOC114375438 gene encoding transcription repressor OFP4-like, translating into MGNNRFRLSDMMPNAWFYKLKDMSKSRKRNVPHVMKNKVASPTTSQRSQPRYSHYFSIEPNIAGKLYKSPIFYTKHSDNTFTDSPRSSKRKAKRKTIYKPSPTVVSSPVMESFSCHSTNNWIKPNEPQSPDYYLSSLESSFSSESNLNDEYVSSESECDKFTIPDLLNGVASECSCRVSSSTNDIIIDMKNEPFTGNSDSLDGFDTISQLGLAPILTKPVKFDDKVIEATELRRSTKFDELKSHQSLSVKISKEESRRSKRERKTSPVARISSANSTGIKLRVNSPKLASKKVQAYARRSVSSNACKASMNSGFPKGFAVVKSSLDPQRDFRESMVEMIVENNIRASKDLENLLACYLSLNSREYHDLIVKAFEQIWYDMAQLRM